A single region of the Vicia villosa cultivar HV-30 ecotype Madison, WI linkage group LG4, Vvil1.0, whole genome shotgun sequence genome encodes:
- the LOC131596461 gene encoding uncharacterized protein LOC131596461 has protein sequence MASPQKRLGEFLNEHQEPFMLELYLVERGYLNEDSFKKRKKKVLLPFSKFLAPIVNKLVFHSQGRDNGQRKKHASCNVQISSASSNSTMFNSCSNVDEEGTSISSHKDHQLCSSHIHQACKECNMRWERQRCIEGKIPLESDSNVDKDVGKMQQRRTSMPKKMTGDSLLSAAILNLLGASIKKEDCSNQLQEYIPKPNVSQVLKSKKASRKLKKLLFDCVKDITITLPTKEVRKQVCRKSMGPIEFEKLTCKGTREWRQYSEDGLMSLFTIDYLDSIMEWNKFEQEVRDISFEITDAILDIISNEIALEMIGTLPP, from the exons ATGGCTTCACCCCAAAAAAGACTAGGAGAATTTCTTAATGAGCATCAAGAACCTTTCATGCTAGAGCTATACCTTGTAGAAAGAGGATACTTAAATGAAGATTCattcaaaaagagaaagaaaaaggttTTATTACCATTTTCCAAATTTCTAGCACCTATAGTTAACAAGCTAGTTTTTCATAGCCAAGGTAGAGACAATGGTCAAAGAAAAAAACATGCAAGTTGCAATGTTCAAATTTCATCAGCTAGTAGCAACTCTACTATGTTCAACTCATGCTCAAATGTTGATGAAGAAGGAACTTCAATATCATCACATAAAGATCACCAATTATGTTCTTCCCATATTCATCAAGCTTGCAAAGAATGCAACATGAG ATGGGAGAGACAGAGATGCATAGAGGGAAAGATACCTCTAGAAAGTGATTCCAATG TGGACAAGGATGTTGGGAAAATGCAACAGAGAAGAACAAGCATGCCTAAGAAAATGACAGGGGACTCACTATTATCAGCTGCTATATTGAATTTACTTGGTGCATCAATAAAGAAAGAAGATTGCAGTAACCAGTTGCAAGAGTATATTCCTAAGCCTAATGTTTCTCAAGTATTAAAATCCAAAAAGGCATCACGCAAGTTAAAAAAGCTTCTATTTGATTGTGTTAAAGATATCACAATAACACTTCCAACAAAAGAGGTCAGAAAGCAAGTTTGCAGAAAATCAATGGGGCCTATAGAGTTTGAGAAACTGACTTGTAAAGGAACAAGAGAATGGAGACAATATAGTGAAGATGGCTTAATGTCTTTATTCACTATTGATTACTTGGATTCAATAATGGAATGGAATAAGTTTGAACAAGAAGTTAGGGACATTAGCTTTGAGATTACTGATGCAATTTTGGATATTATCAGCAACGAAATTGCATTAGAAATGATTGGAACTTTACCACCTTAA